The Nostoc sp. 'Peltigera membranacea cyanobiont' N6 genome contains the following window.
CCGAGACACCATGCAAGGAAAGTTAAATTTAGAGTTACGAGAACTAAATGGGAGAAAATCTCAAATCATTCTCAAAGCAGAAAGTTTTCTTTGTGGTTTAGAAGTAGGCGGTGGCTCTTGGGATAATGTTTGGCAGTCTCGCTAAAACTACTGCTATAATCATATATGCTTCCTAGTTGGGGTTGTAGCTCAGTTGGATAGAGCGGACGCCTCCTAAGCGTCAGGTCGTGCGTTCGAGCCGCACCAGTCCCGTCAAAAAATCCCTAAGACCTTGACTAATAGCAGGTCATAGGAATTCTTGTGATTGTTAATATATAACGCGATACGCCGTTCGCACACGGGACATTTTATGCTGTTGTCTAACTTATTTTATAGGAAATTTCATATAAAATGGACTATGACGAGGATATTATAGAAATTCCTTTACGACCTCTGGTTTGGATGGGAGACTCTCTCAAAAATATCCGCTCATTTCCTGAAGATGTGCGTGCATCAGTAGGCTATGCGCTGCAATTGGTGCAAGCAGGGGAAACACCAATGGATGCCAAACCTTTAAAAGGGGTTGGAAGCGGCGTGTATGAAATCGTCAAACGCTACGATACCGATACTTACAGGGCAGTCTATGCGGTAAAGATTGGAGAGAAAATCTATGTTCTGCACGCTTTTCAGAAGAAATCAAAGCAGGGGATTAAAACCCCACAGACTGATGTTGATCTGATTAAACAACGCTATAAGGACGCAGTGATAAGGGAGAAACAACAATGACACAGGAACCCGTTTTTGAAGAAAGCAGTGGTAACGTATTCACCGATATCGGTTTAGAGAATGCTTCGGAACTTTTTATGCGAGGCAAGATAGGGATTCAGGTACTGCGCCTCCTTTCTCAACGCAACCTGAAACAGCGCGAAATCAGCGAACTTCTTGGCATTCCCCAGCCAGAAGTATCTCATTTGATGAAAGGAGAGTTTCAACGCTTTGGCGAGGGCAAACTCCTCATTTTCCTCAAGCGGCTCGATACGGAAATCACCCTACATCTTCGCCCTCGTCATGCGTCGGGTCAATCTGCTGAAACTGTTATATCGCTATAGTACTTTACTCATGCAAAAAGTCTATTGAGTTAAGCCAGCGATCGCTACCTCCAATGATAAGGGCGATCGCGCATCAAACTAGTGGCAAGCAATAAATCGTGTTGATATCAACATACGTGCAATTATAAAAATTTTAAACACTTTAATAGTTAATTACG
Protein-coding sequences here:
- a CDS encoding type II toxin-antitoxin system RelE/ParE family toxin, translated to MDYDEDIIEIPLRPLVWMGDSLKNIRSFPEDVRASVGYALQLVQAGETPMDAKPLKGVGSGVYEIVKRYDTDTYRAVYAVKIGEKIYVLHAFQKKSKQGIKTPQTDVDLIKQRYKDAVIREKQQ
- a CDS encoding helix-turn-helix domain-containing protein yields the protein MTQEPVFEESSGNVFTDIGLENASELFMRGKIGIQVLRLLSQRNLKQREISELLGIPQPEVSHLMKGEFQRFGEGKLLIFLKRLDTEITLHLRPRHASGQSAETVISL